The segment attttatataaaagcatattaaaaaaggAAACAGATGACATACTAACGGGTCATAAATTGAATACAATTATAGACCACGGTATAGGGGAAAAGGGTAAATAAGGCTTTCTACTAACCCCCCAAAATTTCAGAAATATCTTGATgatttgttatttaaacatttgatttaaaaacaagtGAATCAAATTGCTGACATTTTGTGATTGAGCCAGCACCTTATCAGGGGAGATGATAAAGTTGCTACTAGTTATTTACCTACTAGGAAATCTTTTCATTACAATAATCTGTTTAAAAGAAACAGCATGCTAAATGTTACATTACAACCAGTATTCAGAAACATCACACATCCAGATTATTGACAGGATGCTGATGTTTATAACAGAGAAATTGTTTAGATAAACTTGATTATCAACTAAGGAACATATTAATAGCGGGATCAAGAGCATCTTTGCCATTTGTTAGACATTTAGATTTGAATCAAACAATGCTGTTACTgattagtatattagtaatggAAAGTAATGAAGCCCTGTTAGCATTCAATACCAAACATAGTCGAAAACTGAATTAATGGTTTTAACAgggaactttaaaaaaaaatagcaTCTCAGTTTCTGTGCAGAGGTAGGACACAAAAACAATCAAGCGGtcaaaagcaaaaaacaaaataacgatTTGCATAAAAGTTAACCAAACTTACTCTCTACAGTTCCATCAGAAGGTAAagcatgaaagaaaacaaacaaactggtGAATTTCTATAAAACCataaaaaagacaataaatACTCGCTGCAAACCATTTGTTGAACATCAACATTAATGATAAATACACCATAATTACATTCTTCAAACCTTTCCACTGCTAAAAAAGAAATTACCCTAtcgaaaaaaatgaaatgaataaaaggTACATTGACCCTTCATAAAAAGActctcaaacaaaataataaagaatgaaGTACAGAACGTATGAACCATTTACAAAATGTTGCAATACACATTCAATATGACAGGTTATCACATCCAGGGGTTTTCCAGACCCCTGAATAACACGTCAATGCCTGTAGAATGTGATAGTGCTGGACAGTTTGAGACTGAATGAGTGTTGTACCTTAAAGGAGGCAGAACTGATACTGGATTCTGCCGTGCCGAAGCCTCTGGAATCACGCTGCAAATCAGAAACAGGGGCGGGCCATAAGCCCAGCAAATCAGATAAATGGGGCGGAGCTACGGGTTACCCGACAAAATAGAGAAGAATGCCAGGAGGAAGTTCCAGGAAAACGAGTGAGAGAAATAGAGACACCTCAAACGTGGGTtagtctgtttgtgtttgtaggaCTGGGCTGTCGGGTCAACCAATTGTTTTGAGATATTGTCTGAAAaaaggtgtttttgtttttccatttatttatcgCTTTAAGATTTTAAGACCACACCTGATGTTTTACTTTTAGGGTGACAGTCCCAATATGTGTATGCATGAGTGCAAGCATGAGGGGAAAAACAGAGGTACGTTAAGGAGGCAGTCTGGGGCGGCGCTGCAGCGGTTGGAAAAAGACGACTGAACCGACTGGCAGCATCAGAATCCTCTCAAACCAAACCATGCTATTAGCCACGGTCCTCAACCCAAGAGTTAGTGCGCACAGCACAtgcctgagtgtgtgtgtgtgtggcgagAACGCGGGCTGTGGTGAGGCAGAATCCGATACAGTCAGGCAGGTTTGTGTGATGTAGAGGTTCATGCTGGTTTATGTCTGCAGaagtgcgtgtatgtgtgtgtgttggtgagCTTGAGCGTGTTTGGAAGCGGCATGCAACAGTACCTTGCTGTGCGGGTCAGCAAACATCCTGGTGAAAATTTCACACAACCTTTTCAGCTCAACTCGGCTAGAagagaaaaaacaacacatttgctTTGAACAGCAGTAGGGAACAAATATCCGCCAGTAAATATCTTTGCTAAACACACCCAAGTGTGTCCAAACTTCAAAAGATTTTTAACCTCTGATGAGTTTAAAACAGAAATCaatgtgcgtgtctgtgtgtttgcatACATTACCTCAGAGTGCGCTGGTTCTTCAGTAACGCCTGCAATCCCATCAGCCCTTCTTTCCTCTCAGACCAGTTGGCGGAGGCACAGCGATTGAGCACTTCGGCTACATCCTCAGTCTGCCGCATatatgttggaatactgccgtTCCGGGAACTGTAAGAACGTTCAGAGCAAGCGCTTGATGCATCGCTATTCGCGTCATCATCCGAGTACATCCCATAGGTGTCGTATCGCCGCCGAGCAGGTTTTTTCTGCTTAAAATACAtgtattgaaaaataaaagttaataagcaataaattattaaaaaaagagacATCTTAAAAGGAAATTTAAAGGTTAAtgcagaaacacaaacaagcGGACAGAAAGCCAAACAAACTAACCTTGCCCCGCATATCTCCTAATAGCTGGCAGCATTGACAAAGCCAAAGATTAAAGCATGATCGAGGAGTTAAAGACAGACAATTACACATAATACAATGGTTATGTGATTCTGTTATGTTTGTATTCTGCGCATTGGTTTACTTAGCCACAGCTGAATCTGAAAGATGTTAATCATTATACTACATGTTCATACTATTTTTGACATGGAACTTCAAGGTCATTTTAAGAAAGTATATGGGTTGTTTACCACCTCTATGTAAATAAACAACCATTATCTttaatattgtgttttgttcCTAAAACATTACTATTTGCAGTCTGTTGAGAAACTTATTGTTGTATTATTGTTATTGATGTAATATTCTTACATTTCTCATACACAGCTTATGTTTTCCAgtggtcttatttttaaaaatgactaaacATCTAAGATTCTGCAATAAGCGTTGTGGTATAACCGCATGAGGACTATAGGTGTTAGTGTGAATGTTAGTTCTGTATGACTGGATGTTTATTTACCAGAGCATCTGCCAGAGCTTCTTCCACATCTGATCCTGTGTTCAACACTCTCATGGCACTAACTGAGGATGAGAGACGACTGGACTGAGACATACCCAACCCAGAACCTACAACACACATCACACGTCTTAcaaacacgcacatgcacacatggGACACCTACATGtcaaaatgcaaaagaaattGCATGCTTTTAACTCATCACTAAGCAAATATCAGCAACAACCAAATATAAACCACCAGACAGAAAACCACACCAGACaatggaaaataaagacataggTTACCATCAAAAACAATGATGAAAACAACcacaaattaatatacaaaatTACAAAAGAATATTAAGGAGAAAACAcaggtaaataaaaaacaatattccaCAAATTAATCTACTGGAATTGACAGCAAAAAGCttcaaacacaaaacagaatTTTCCTTCATTTTGATCTTGAAGATTTAATTTTCTCCATTTTTCAGACAACCCCTGTTGTTCCTTTTCACTCAGCTCATATGCTCAAATCCTTTCACCCCGTTTCCTTTGGCTTTTAAAGGTGCACtccattttttgtttatgtCATCTTACTGTATATGTGCCAATCGATATGCCagttgttttgaatttataactcattttttcatgtaaagctgctttgaaacaatgcaacattgtaaaaagcactttataaataaacttgacttgacttaCTTAATAGTGTAGATACAGCATCATGCAAAAACAAGAGCTAATGCCCCTttttatatatgaagagtttggttccaaaacgagataattaagttttttattgtgcattccaattaatatcaatcaaacagcagttggtttgttttgatttaagccataataacaaaaaaacaacattattttttttaaaccgagttatctcattttgaatccaaactcttcatatattctaAGTAACGCAAAAAACCTAAATGcacctttaaaaacattttatatactCCAAGCTTCTTGCTGTCAACGTTCAGTTGTGACTTGACATCTGCAGCTGTTTGCTGAGTATCACCACAGTTGTTATAGATGTTACAGATAATGGGGAAAAAATGGTTGTTATGATGACTAAAAGCATGCATGTCCGATGGTGGCTAAACTGAAAGCAAAAGAATGAAGTGAAACAAATAAGACTTGTTGGACAATGACTTTAAACAAAGGCTTCTAAAAAAAGAGGCCCGTGCTGGCAGGGGTAACAGTTCACCTGCTGCCCCGAAGGCATCTGGGGCATGAAGAGCACCAGTTGAACGCGAGTAATGCCGGGAtgctgcaacacacacacacaagcacacacacacacacacaagaatgcacacaagcacacacacatataaataaCCAGGCCAGTGTTAAAGCTCACCAGAGAAACTCCCAATTAGTAATAAAGTGAGAAAGTGCCATCACCAACCACACACATGCCCCACTGTggcacacacattcacacacacactccaagTGTCAGTGCTCAAAGGTACGAGTCCAGTTCTGCTTGTGTGCTCTGCGTAACAGCAGAAAGATTGCACTTTTGCTAAACAACCCTCCATTCTTATTCTTTAAGTACTGAAACTAAGCTATGGATGCATCAtacctaaaataataaaacatgatgtgggCCAGGGAAGTATATTAATAGTGTCTTTCTTCATGTTGACCTCaacaaaaatgcatttgaaatatttccTATTTTGTGGTTTTGCCATTTAAAGCTTTTTTCTTTGGTGTGTTGTATACAAGGAGCACCTAAGATGAAGCTTGTCAGCAGCCATTAGCAATGCTCATAAGAGTGAAATGAGGCAACAAAAAATCAAGGCCAGAAGAACCCTGCTTACTACCCATGCTGAACTATGTGAGGTCATTACAGCCCTGTAAAAACATTCTACAAGTCAATAAAATGCTAATGTGCCCTAGCAGTGCTGCTGAGCCACTGCACAAACATTCCCAATTTGGGAATGCTTCCGGCTTCAATTGAACGCCATTTATAACTGTTCAACATGGCATGATCTGTCATCAAGGCCACTGCTGAGTTAAGGCTGATTGGTCCCGGTAGATGAAAAGGTTGCTATGGCTACTCACCGAGTGGCGTGAAGGAGCGCACAGGGCTGGTGTCTCTGCTGCTCTCTCGACTGGCCTCGCGACTGCAGCCCTGACTCACGCTAGGACGTGGAATACGACTACCCCTCGCTGACCCACCCCCAAGATAGGGAAACACACCAAGAAAAAAGCATAGAGAAAAAAGATATAGAAGAACAAGAAGGTAAATGTTGAGAGGTATCAAAGATTGAAGACGTAGGAGACATAAGAAACGACGAATCTATTACATCAAGGCTTGTTAAgcaataaaatgacaacagagaTATGTTGCATTTGAAGAAAAAGCAGGGGGCCCAATATCCAACCTTAGGGAACCTCACAGACAGTAGGAAGACAGAGGACAAGTGAAGGTTAATATTAGTAGTAACTTTTAAAGGCCATGCATAAATTTGTAACTAAAGCAATAGATTAGACATAAGTAAACATTCACAGGAAAGGAAAGACTATTGCAGGGGTAAGAATTAAATGGAGAATGTTAATACATGGGAGGTGGCAGGACTGGATCTTTGCTCTTATATTCTGTCTTTAAACCAATGTTCAACGTTCATCTGCATTCATGAGATGGacttcatttgtttttgcagAGCAGCACCAAGCTGTGGGGTTTAACATCACAGCAGACAAGGGAAGACCCAGCAGGGTTAATGTGACGGCGTGTTTTGCTTTCCCAAAGCAGCGTGTTACACGGAACACAGAACAACCTCCAGCATGAAACCCCATTTAGGATGACAGCCTGAGCTCAGACAAGCGGATGGATTATCGTAATGGGATGGCTGtgttgaagaaagaaaaacatacctCCTTTCGCTCCATTGTAGATGTGGCTGATGTTTGATGGAGCTTTGATTGAAAGAGAACATTTCAATTTTGGTAAGAAAACATTAGAAAAATCTCCATGTGGCAATCCACAATACATTTATGTGACAATTAGCACCGCCAGCCTCTTACGATCCTACAGAGTTGATGGGTGTTCGGAGATTCACACTGATCAGAATATATAGTTCTACTAAGGAGATGAGGACCATCACGATCACAGAAAGAAGCTAGTGCTCACCAACAGATAGCCGTGTGGGGCTAGAGTCTCGACTGCAGCCTTGACTGCGTGGGATCCGGCTGCGACGGTGAGAGCCCGGAGCTGCACTGACACGCTGCGCACCTGTACCGAGCGTGCTCAGAGCTGTGCTGGCCAGCACGCGGCCTGGAGAACCTGAGCGAGAACCAGctgtaaacaaaaagaaaacagacaaagaatGTGAGACTAACAGATCATTAGAAAACTTTCTGTATGCACATCAGGGTTAAGCAAAATTCAGAAGTTAGCAATTCGAATGAGAGTAGTGGAATTCACTGAATTGCAATTCGAAGAAATTCAACAAAATTACACAGTGTCTATTTATGTCtgatgtgaaaaaaatgtttcaatcAAAATAACTACCAGAACTTGATTTTTCCATAAAGCACCACCAAATGTATGCCACAAGGAAAAGCAATTTTATATGAACTAAATTCcagcaaaatgtgaatttattatattatttattataatttataaccatacataaacatattatATATAGTACAAGAAGTAAACTttaatattcttaaaaatatataaaaatattaataattgaaaacagcaaatgtatgaatattaaaatattaataaaaagtattaatacAACCTAATGGCTCTGGAAAAACCTGAAACATGCTTATAAATCattcatataaaacataaaaatataaaaaaacactaacagtggttatatgaatttctttgaattacatgaatttcttttcattttattaaacttacgtacatttacagtacatgacCATTCTGCATGTTTCCTACTttaattcaaattcagaaaCAGAATAAGATGAAAATGCTTTTTCAATTCTGAATGACACACAACCGTGATGCGCACATACACAAATTCTTTATACAAattaaacatcacaaacagACACGTGTCCGCATCAATTCTAAATATCATAACTGACCTATCGCACAACGCTAtacttgcatttattttaatacagaCATCTAtaccacacaaaaaacaacaatcacagacacacacacattgtgaaATAAAAGAGCTAGTTTTGTGATCCGTATTGTGGCCATCAAAAGGGAAGAATGAGGTGTTTACTGTGAACAAGTGAAAATGTTTCTATGACTACAgactacacaaacacagatgaaaaCACCCACGCTTCACTCTGACACGCCGATTACCAAATCTGTCCCCGCTCAAAGCGTGAGGTTTTGTGCATGAATTGCGCACAGGTTTCAACCAAGAAAGCATTAGGGCATCCAGAGTGAGCAAAGCTACACACCCTCCATGCAGTGAGGAAAGTGGGGGCTGATGGAAAGAACCCGTTTCTCGCTCAGTCAAGTCAAAGGTAACACTACAGAATGAAAGTCCGCAGGAGGGACGTGACTCAACCAAGAGAATGAGTGACAGATGAAATATGTTGAAAATCTTACCACCAACAGGGGTAGCAGACTGTGATCCTGAGCCAATGAGGGGGGATTAGGGAGCGGGGCCAAGAGACCCATTGGTTGGGAGGAGGAACAGCATAATAAACGGATACAATGCATTATGGGGTAAACAACATGCAGTAAATGCGTTGTAAAGCGCACACATtgtacaaatgaataaaaccatcagcctgcaaataaaaaacagtttgaGACGCGCACATAGATTGAAGAAGCCCTGCAACAGCTCTGCATTCTGACGATACTTCACAATCACCACAAAACAGATGAAAGACATCATGAATGTGTTGCCACTGCTTTATTTTCCATCAACTACACAGCTGAACTGATGCGGCTGAGTTCGTGTCTACACGCCTGCAGGCAGAAATGGACTGACACTGTCACACCCAAGTGAACACCACACAACATGCAGCGCACACAAACTCTCACACAAGTTTGCATGAACTAACACACTCGCCAACATGTCAGACGAGGGTACCTGGCGTGCAATCGGAATCGTCGGAACCTAGAGGCACAGAAACAGTTGGAGGAGCTGTGGGTTACATCCTACAGCAGGATGACTCCTTACAatctcacagacacacacatgcagccAGGGACACTGTGTTTATAGTCACATTGTGCTGTTTACTTAccctattttatttttcatttaattttatgaaataagCATTATATCGACTAGGGGTCATTCCTAAGTTGCAGTGCATTTGAATTGGTAAACAATTTATGGATTTTCAACAATGGTGTTGTCTTCCCTATTTGTGACATAAATCTGTGTAAAACAGCTTCTGGAATGAGAAAAACTAAATGTAGACATGACTTAGTCCTTTAGGCATCTGTCAATACAGTTCCAGCCTCCCactaatgtttttgatttaaggATGGTACATGAATTTTGGAAAAATAAtgccacataaaaaaaaaacatttacaataaaccGTGTAATTTCCAgctaatttttttttcttttttaaatggtgacttaaaatggtaaatattaataatgttGATGTATCTGAGCCTGACCAGAGCAAATATCTAATATTTCACTGTCTAATATACACTTTTCACAAAATAACACCACCaacatgatcatttttaaaagttaCAGAGTTCAAAATGTACTGAACAACAGGAACAGCCTAGTTGTATAAACTATTTACTGAGAATGTGTTTGTCTCAAGTATAATGTTCTACTGTAAACATGATTCATTCATACAGACATTTATTGACGCTTACATGAGAAATGTGTTAAGTTGGTACGATATGCTTATAGTTTGGTACTTGAGCAAAACAACACCACAAGATATCTGTGGGTAAATCTATAGACCATTTTGAAGACGTAAACATCACTGGTTCAGAAGCactttttgtttcagttttttcacATGAAGATGCTcatttcaaattttgattcagtTCTAATGTTCGtttggttgtattctgttccaacatttgtgtacttttaaataaaactgaaacaagAGGCACTTCTGGATCAGTGTTGTTTATGTCAATTGTATTGATTATATTTGCGATTCCCACAAAATGAACGTGAACACAATTTGTATTGGAGTACGTGTGCGTCTACACAACTGTGCAGATACTTACGTTGTGACTGGGATGCCATCTTTGATCGGGTCCGCCCTCTCGAGTCGACCTGACTGCTACTCTTGCTAGACGGCGTAGATAAAGTCTGCTTAGTCCTTAACCGCCCTGGAGACAAATAGGTCTTTCATAAAGCtccaataaaataaaagcaatgtCAAGAGATCTTCTTGTGTCTCATTCAcccactaacacacacacacacagactataAACAAAGCTATTCCTTTGATGAGGAAGAATTAATGATTGAATTAGAAAAAAGATATGGAGTTAATACGAaatggagagagagggaagagtaTCAGATCAGTAAAGGAGATTTTTGATGAAGCAGTTCAATTTGACACAATCACAAGCTGAAAGCCACTGGCAGATTATAAGTCATTCTTGCAATACCACTAGTCACCAGCAGACGGCAGAAGCACAACACACTGTATGTACACAAAGAGCTCCACCCACTGTGTATGAAAGAACAGGGTTCTGAATACAATTAAAACAACTATGCATTGAAGTCAACACGAAATCAAAATTCAGCCCATTTATTAAATCCATGTCTCTGACCTCATTGCAAATTTTTAGCTGTCTACTTTCTagctgtttattaaaaaaacgtgtatgctttttctttcttgttgttcatttttaCCTTGCCTGAGCCATTGTCCTACTACTAAACATGGCCTGGCAAACTACAATATTGTTTTTAGCTCatggacaaaatgttaaatgctctcatTTGTTGAGTCAAAACTTGGGATCATTGACCTAAATAGAAACAGATGTAAGAGAAGGTGGGGGTGGCAAGCAAAAAGAGAATACAGAGTAGATGAGATGAAGAATGAATGAGCAAACGCCAGATGATCTTACCATCCTTATCAGAGGCATCATCTTAAGCCAaagaaaagagagggagagagagagagagagagagagagagagagaggaggagcaCAGCAAACCAGTTAGAACGaaagacataaacacacactcacccACACTACACTGGTACGTGCATGTTACTTTGAAGAATTAAAGACATTCTTCACACGTAAGTGAGAGAGGAGAGGCGTGTGCCAAAAATCAACACATAAATGGCGGGTTGCCCCTACCAAGAGAAGCATACGATCCAGGGGCCAGGCCTGTTGTAACTCGCCCCGCCCCTCCGGCCTGTCCGCTATGTCTGGCTTTAGCACCTGCAGCCGCGTTAACATCCACATCGCTTCGGGAGCGCTGCAAAGAGCCTGGAGATCCTGATGACTTTGAGTTTGCTGGCACTTCACAaggaacaaaaaacaaaacaaacctcaTTATACAACAAACAATTACCACATGTTGTAATATGACTAATATGTGCTAAATACCAGCTCTTACCTCTGCCTGGAGCAGCTGACCACTTTGACAGCGGCCGACTGGGGAAAGGAAAAAAGTCAGTCAGTCAAACACAGAACTCTTATCGTTCATTTCCACTTTCAGTTAATGGTGGACGAGTGAAATTTCCATACTTAAGGCTTTCTTGCGAGCTGGAGGATGAGCGATCGGACTGCGGGAGAGACGCCACGCTACCCGAGCTCTTCAGATGTGACTGAAGCGTCTTCTGATAGGACGATTCTAATGAGTTATACAGAGACTCCGCCATCACGGGGAAATGAGCCCGCAACCCCCAGTATGCCCTGAGGAAGAGAAAGAGTCATGAATGGCAACAACATGAAGAGTATGCAATCTGACACTACATGCATTTTGTTAACTCACTTCCTGGCCTCCACTCGAGCCTCCGAGTCCGCATCTTTGATTCCCTTCTTAATGCTTTCCACCAGCACCGCTGCGTGCCtgacacacagagaaagagcacagttaaagagaaagttcacgaaaataaaatttctgtcatcattaatatatacctcatgttattcaaaacctgtatatgagtatttcttctgtggaacacaaaagaagatattttgagaaatgtgtggtTTTTGTCCATAcgatggaagtcagtgggggccgatgtccaaaatatcttcttttgtgttcagcagaagaaagtcatacaggtttgaaatgacatgatggtgattAACGAagaaagaaatttcatttttgtgtgaactgtccctttaagactgtAAACCCCAGTAGGTTCTGCTGGGATGTTGTGTAGTACCTCTCCAGAGAGTGAGTCTGCCATTCCTGCAGCAGTAGATCCAAGAATTCATAACAGCGCCTGAAAGACAGAGCGAGGAAGAGAGACGATTGAGTCTCCAATGAAGTCACGCAGGTCTGTTGAATAATAATGCTTATACTCAGCATCACTGTCTTTAAGCAATTCCGCCATCTCACCTTCTGACAGCCACAGACTTGGACGTGCAGTTCCCGGTGATGAGAGGAATCAGCCGTGGGACGTGAGTGTGCTAAGAAAGCAAAAAACACACGgtcaaaacacacagacagagcacAATCCAACAGAACAGACTCCATCGTGGCAGCCTTTATTACCCGTATAATGATGTGTATGGCCGCCGTGCCGGATGTGGCCATCACTTTGGCACAGTTAGGGATGAGATTGAAGAGCACTGGAACAATCCCTTCTGCTCCATGATCAAACTTATTCCCCAATATTGTAGACAGGTACCTTCACGGACACAAATataacattacaataaatatttgtgCCCAAAAATGAAGAGCTCATGAtctcaacaaaacaaacaaagcacaAAAATTGCGTTATAAAAATAACTTACGCCACTGTGATGCACGCCTCCCTCACCACCTGTGAACGCAGGTCTTTCGCAGACAGCTTGAACGCGCCGTCCAGCAGACGCAGGTGCTGGTAGAAACAATCATAGTCTGTTGCCCCGGCAACCAGCAGGGACCGGAATTTCTTCAGCTGGGTGAGGGGTAAGACCACATCATAGGTTTATCAAAGATGAATAGCAATGCATACATAAAACTACATGAAAGCCAGAAAACTCTGAATGCACTCAAAGGCTTGCATGTTTTCAGAAAACTTTAAAGCCTTTGAAAGTGAAATTGCCTGAAATGTAAATAAAGCCCTAGGTCTGTTGCATCACAATGTCACCACCTCTTGACCTTTGACGGTTTCTCATGGGAAACACCAATATGGTTTGCCAGCCACCACATTTcaccaaatatttatttaggaaACAGGCTCGGTCACCCTCGAAAACGCTATATGGAGGCTATAAAGGGGTTGTGTGAGAGATTTTTGAGTAACACGCTTGAATCACGTATGCTTCACTAACCGCGATAACTCTGTGGTCCCAATCGTGTTTATCATCAGATAGAACCTCCCGAATCTTATTCAGATTATCCTCCAGGTCCCGTGTGGAGTAGATCTATAAAATAGAGAGAAAGTGCTCAAACATTTTCTTTGATGCagttaaacgattaatcacgattaatcgcatccagaattaaagtttgtgtttacataatatatctgtgtactgttaatttgtgtacatgtatgtgtttataagcacaaaataaatctgcacagtacacagacatatacaatgtaaacacaaactttgattctggatgcgatgaatcacgattaatcgtttaacagctCCACAAACATCATTACAGCTGTGAAAATCACAGGTGAAATCAAACAAGATGCTAAAACTAACTCAGAGATACCTAATTTCCTCATTTCCATGCAAGAGTTTGAATCTCACCTGAACATTGGGTACATCTGTAaatgctttaataaaatcttCTTCATCCACAGCTCCCACCGCCCCTTCTTTAGAGACACCTGCAACACACATTATTATTTACTTCAACAAACAAACTCTCAAAGTTCATCATCTGCGGTCAAATCATGGAGGGCAACTTAATCTCAAGCTTATAAAAGGGATGTCTTAAATTCTCCAAACCGTTTTACTTCATCTCAATCACACCGGCAGACAACCAACTGACAGTTGCAGTTGTTGCCATAGAAACTGTGCACAATGATGTGTTCCTATGGCAACTGTTACATTGCTACATTAAAGGGGATCCTCTGTGTTTTTATGTATGGGGGATATATGTGGGGAGAAAGAAGCTGAATTGGAGCAAAATCTAACAGGATAAATCTATTTAAATAGTAATGTGAAAGTGTGAAAAGTGGTTTCAGAGGCTGCTAATGTCTTTTATA is part of the Triplophysa rosa linkage group LG16, Trosa_1v2, whole genome shotgun sequence genome and harbors:
- the clasp2 gene encoding CLIP-associating protein 2 isoform X23; the protein is MALSLSQDRSFDDDDSVDGSRPSSAQAAFKVPKVPKKPAESSSSARRPSATGATKTGVSKEGAVGAVDEEDFIKAFTDVPNVQIYSTRDLEDNLNKIREVLSDDKHDWDHRVIALKKFRSLLVAGATDYDCFYQHLRLLDGAFKLSAKDLRSQVVREACITVAYLSTILGNKFDHGAEGIVPVLFNLIPNCAKVMATSGTAAIHIIIRHTHVPRLIPLITGNCTSKSVAVRRRCYEFLDLLLQEWQTHSLERHAAVLVESIKKGIKDADSEARVEARKAYWGLRAHFPVMAESLYNSLESSYQKTLQSHLKSSGSVASLPQSDRSSSSSQESLNRPLSKWSAAPGRVPANSKSSGSPGSLQRSRSDVDVNAAAGAKARHSGQAGGAGRVTTGLAPGSYASLDDASDKDGRLRTKQTLSTPSSKSSSQVDSRGRTRSKMASQSQRSDDSDCTPGSQSATPVGAGSRSGSPGRVLASTALSTLGTGAQRVSAAPGSHRRSRIPRSQGCSRDSSPTRLSVAPSNISHIYNGAKGARGSRIPRPSVSQGCSREASRESSRDTSPVRSFTPLASRHYSRSTGALHAPDAFGAAGSGLGMSQSSRLSSSVSAMRVLNTGSDVEEALADALLLGDMRGKQKKPARRRYDTYGMYSDDDANSDASSACSERSYSSRNGSIPTYMRQTEDVAEVLNRCASANWSERKEGLMGLQALLKNQRTLSRVELKRLCEIFTRMFADPHSKRDSRGFGTAESSISSASFKVFSMFLETLVDFIAVHKEDLQDWLFVLLTQLLKKMGADLLGSVQAKVQKALDVTRESFPNDLQFTILMRFTVDQTQTPNLKVKVAILKYIETLTLQMEPQDFVNSSETRLAVSRIITWTTEPKSSDVRKAAQSVLISLFQLNTPEFTMLLAALPKTFQDGATKLLQNHLRNTGNTAQAQMGSPLTRHTPRSPASWTSPLTSPTNTSQNTPSPSAFDYDTENMNSEEIYSSLRGVSQAIQNFSVRSQEDMTEPPRKRDGDGGEEGGIETTDTGRTALDNKTSLLNTMPLLSSSPRPTRDYQPVSYSDSFSSSPFNKSLKDADQDSESLTDDSVDQSEMVAELLKELSNHSERVEERKAALCELMRLIRETQLHVWDEHFKTILLLLLETLGDGEHVIRALALRVLKEILNRQPWRFKNYAELTIMKTLEAHKDPHKEVVRAAEESASMLASSISPDQCIKVLCPIIQSADYPINLAAIKMLTKVIDRLPKDGLHQMLPEVVPGLLQGYDNSESSVRKACVFCLVAIYSVIGEDLKPHLSQLSGSKLKLLNLYIKRAQSGSGGSDQSTDVGEQGM
- the clasp2 gene encoding CLIP-associating protein 2 isoform X32 gives rise to the protein MRRLICKRICDYRSFDDDDSVDGSRPSSAQAAFKVPKVPKKPAESSSSARRPSATGATKTGVSKEGAVGAVDEEDFIKAFTDVPNVQIYSTRDLEDNLNKIREVLSDDKHDWDHRVIALKKFRSLLVAGATDYDCFYQHLRLLDGAFKLSAKDLRSQVVREACITVAYLSTILGNKFDHGAEGIVPVLFNLIPNCAKVMATSGTAAIHIIIRHTHVPRLIPLITGNCTSKSVAVRRRCYEFLDLLLQEWQTHSLERHAAVLVESIKKGIKDADSEARVEARKAYWGLRAHFPVMAESLYNSLESSYQKTLQSHLKSSGSVASLPQSDRSSSSSQESLNRPLSKWSAAPGRVPANSKSSGSPGSLQRSRSDVDVNAAAGAKARHSGQAGGAGRVTTGLAPGSYASLDDASDKDGRLRTKQTLSTPSSKSSSQVDSRGRTRSKMASQSQPGSRSGSPGRVLASTALSTLGTGAQRVSAAPGSHRRSRIPRSQGCSRDSSPTRLSVAPSNISHIYNGAKGARGSRIPRPSVSQGCSREASRESSRDTSPVRSFTPLGSGLGMSQSSRLSSSVSAMRVLNTGSDVEEALADALLLGDMRGKKKPARRRYDTYGMYSDDDANSDASSACSERSYSSRNGSIPTYMRQTEDVAEVLNRCASANWSERKEGLMGLQALLKNQRTLSRVELKRLCEIFTRMFADPHSKVFSMFLETLVDFIAVHKEDLQDWLFVLLTQLLKKMGADLLGSVQAKVQKALDVTRESFPNDLQFTILMRFTVDQTQTPNLKVKVAILKYIETLTLQMEPQDFVNSSETRLAVSRIITWTTEPKSSDVRKAAQSVLISLFQLNTPEFTMLLAALPKTFQDGATKLLQNHLRNTGNTAQAQMGSPLTRHTPRSPASWTSPLTSPTNTSQNTPSPSAFDYDTENMNSEEIYSSLRGVSQAIQNFSVRSQEDMTEPPRKRDGDGGEEGGIETTDTGRTALDNKTSLLNTMPLLSSSPRPTRDYQPVSYSDSFSSSPFNKSLKDADQDSESLTDDSVDQSEMVAELLKELSNHSERVEERKAALCELMRLIRETQLHVWDEHFKTILLLLLETLGDGEHVIRALALRVLKEILNRQPWRFKNYAELTIMKTLEAHKDPHKEVVRAAEESASMLASSISPDQCIKVLCPIIQSADYPINLAAIKMLTKVIDRLPKDGLHQMLPEVVPGLLQGYDNSESSVRKACVFCLVAIYSVIGEDLKPHLSQLSGSKLKLLNLYIKRAQSGSGGSDQSTDVGEQGM